In the Uranotaenia lowii strain MFRU-FL chromosome 1, ASM2978415v1, whole genome shotgun sequence genome, caaacatTACATTTGCAATAatgaaaactaataatttttttaaataactcattTCTTACACTATTCAAACAATTAAActcttgaaaaacaattttatttttattcttcataAATTGCTTAGTTAGAGGTCATTAAAGTTATTTctatggacaaaaaaaaatcttaacgaATTCATAGTTGTTGCAGAAGAAGGTTAATGCATGATTTATCGGTTGGTTGGTGAATGTTTAGTTTTATTAATGTAACCTTAATAGTACACCACCTTAATAAATATAGGTGTAAAATATTTGTTGGAGAGAACCTTCAAAAATCTTATCCCATGAATAAATCTTATCATCTATCTTTAGTTTTGCTCGTAAGAAGAGCTTGAATTCAATGAAtcgtagatttttttcaacaaaaataaatatcttCAATGAAAATCTTAATCATATCACATTAAAGACcgcgaaaaaaaacctaacaacGGAATTCCGAAAATTGTAATTGATGGTTTAGATCAAGCCAACCTACACTTTTCCATCACATTGCTCCCAAGCCTTCCAGCGTCGTAATGGTAGGCACTCATTTGCACGTGCTCGAGCACTCAGATAAGAAACCAGACTCACTTTTCGACAGGCCTAGCGAAAAGCTGACTCTCGCTTAGGAAAAAGGAAAATTCGTGGAAAACGTCAATAATTGGTTGATTTTCTTTCCTCATTCAGGCGAACTTTATGTCACAAAGATTGAGAAACAACTTTTTCatctaaaataaagtttttaaaagatgttTCTGGTTCCTTATTGGACCGATCAACTGTCTGTTTGATTGCACTAAAGAATCCAACCGGAACTGCCAGGAAAACGAACAATTTGTAAGTCATATTGCGAGCTTTTCGACCCTTGcctaaaaaaatctataaaaaagtcATTTCTTCGAGGACATACGCAAATAATTGAACCAGACTGCGTGGGTGGACGTCAAGTTTATTGCAATGATGACATCACAAAACAAGTGAAACTTTATTCAGTTGGCTAACAAAGTGCTGTTTGAAATACATATAATTCGAAAAACCAAAAGAATCATGTCCTCCATTGGGATAGAAGTCAGCAAATGCGATACGCAGGATGAAATATTAGAACACGACGAGGCCAACTGCACGCCAATGACTCTGCTATCGGATAATGGACATCACCATCTGTTTCTATCAACTCGTAAACCAGTGTCTGACGATGAGTTTGATTTTGATTCAGCCTTCAGTTCCGAGTCAAATAATGTGTTTACTGATGAGGGAGTTGAAGGAGCCGATGGAGGACCTCATGAGGAAAGACTGAAATCTTTAGAGGATGAACACGAGGTACTGTCTTCGAACCTGATCGCACTAACATCGCACTTTGCACAGGTTCAATTGAGGTTACGCCAAATTGTTGAAGCACCACCGGAAGAACGTGATGGTTTGCTCAAAAACCTTGAGGAATTTGCCTTTCTAGGTATTCCAGAAATGCAGCAAAATCCGGTCAAGAAAAACATTCCTGAAATAGTCGCAAGTCTCGATCAAAGTCCGGAATCGGTGGAAAACCTTCGAGAGAAACAGCACGCCTTGATTGATCAACTCAAACATCAATTGATGGACCTGGAGCATTATGCGTATGAATCCGGGGCCGGTATACTTCCACATACGATACTTCTTGAGAAACAGAAAGTCATCATAGATGAGATTAAGAACAAAATTAATCTCAACCTTAACGAACTAGATCTACCCCAGCTCACAACGGAAGATCTCCGAAGTCAGGTGGATTCCGCTCTAGATGAACAGCTTGTTAATCCATTGAAAATGAAGGAACAACTTGTATCGCAGCTCAAAACTCAGATACAAGATCTAGAACGGTTTATAAGTTTTCTGCAAACCAACGAGAAGGCAGAAATCAAAAAACGTTTTCTAGAACAACAAGAGCTAGCCAAAGCTGAAGCAGCTGGTCGCGCTGAAGCTCAAGAACGTGCTAAAGTCAAACGATCTTTGGCCTATGGCAATCGCCACGAGAAGCCCTCTTCAAGTCGGGATGGTTCAGAGACAGCATCCAAGGAGACCTTCAATGCTAAAGCTTTAGGTTTGATGGACAGAGCAAGCACAATACTGCAGATGTTTGCACTATCGCAATTCAACTGTGGTAGCGATCGAAATCGTGAAAACTTCCAGTGCAATATGATGAAACAGTCCAAAGAAAATTGCTGGGGAGATACACGAGCCAAGCTTGAGATTGATATACAGGAGGTTATATCTTTTGCGATGGACATGCAAGACGATCTACAACTATCGGATACGGCCAGCGATAGTGGCGAATCACATGTACCTACAAACAGTCGGAAGAATTACGAATTGACCATGTTAGTTCGCAAACAATTGGCAAGAACTATTCAAGGTCTGATGCAACATGGCCTCAGAGGAATTTCTGAGAGTAGTGGAAGTCTGGTACCGTTTATCTCCGGATGTTTTTCGGGAGGAAACTATCGTCAGCAACCCCAACCAACAGTCGGCGAAGATCGATTCTATCGAAGcgaaacaagaagaaaaagcACCGGTGGCATCGCTAGAACTGCAACTACGCctccgaaacgtcaaaataacTCGGTTGTGACAGACGATGAGATAACCATCGAAGAGAACCTATTCATGCAGCtggacgatgacgatgacgagGAAGTTGCATATTACGATGGCAGCGATGAGACTGAGATGCACGCCTGGGAACTGTTACTTATTTATTACAATATCAAAAATGGAGATCGGTACAATTCAACTCCAGCTAGGAAACTCTCGGAAAGCTTCAACCTCGACCTGGTGGATGGAAGACCCCAATCGAACAAGCAGGTAAGTTCATCCGTAGATCTCTGTTTTTTGGCTCAAATCGATAAGAAGTATACGGTGCATTG is a window encoding:
- the LOC129745907 gene encoding RUN domain-containing protein 1-like — translated: MSSIGIEVSKCDTQDEILEHDEANCTPMTLLSDNGHHHLFLSTRKPVSDDEFDFDSAFSSESNNVFTDEGVEGADGGPHEERLKSLEDEHEVLSSNLIALTSHFAQVQLRLRQIVEAPPEERDGLLKNLEEFAFLGIPEMQQNPVKKNIPEIVASLDQSPESVENLREKQHALIDQLKHQLMDLEHYAYESGAGILPHTILLEKQKVIIDEIKNKINLNLNELDLPQLTTEDLRSQVDSALDEQLVNPLKMKEQLVSQLKTQIQDLERFISFLQTNEKAEIKKRFLEQQELAKAEAAGRAEAQERAKVKRSLAYGNRHEKPSSSRDGSETASKETFNAKALGLMDRASTILQMFALSQFNCGSDRNRENFQCNMMKQSKENCWGDTRAKLEIDIQEVISFAMDMQDDLQLSDTASDSGESHVPTNSRKNYELTMLVRKQLARTIQGLMQHGLRGISESSGSLVPFISGCFSGGNYRQQPQPTVGEDRFYRSETRRKSTGGIARTATTPPKRQNNSVVTDDEITIEENLFMQLDDDDDEEVAYYDGSDETEMHAWELLLIYYNIKNGDRYNSTPARKLSESFNLDLVDGRPQSNKQSLLSAIGTIIALHRPYKRSYNSQFKAFICAALNAQKLTQWLHLIYQCKELVTSYYASWSYVANTGFRDALKSLDRLTQYRFDLPVDLSIRQFKNIKDVFM